The following are encoded together in the Microterricola viridarii genome:
- a CDS encoding FadR/GntR family transcriptional regulator gives MGEPVNPPVEIDPAGLRDRPGYHDVVDFLRREIALGRLRPGDRLPAERKLAAQLGVARETLRQALKVLEAGGQLRILRGAAGGPVVQQAEPDAASLRTELVARGGDIIGFTEFRGVVEGAAARMAAERRSDAVVERLEAAQEELAAAVTKAESRLADSAFHLTIAEAAGNPMLAHAIDDARVRVFDSVDLMPFEFIKESSYLAHQRILEAIRARDPEAASEAMRAHIATTKLEFERIIDAPGTAG, from the coding sequence GTGGGGGAGCCTGTGAACCCGCCCGTCGAGATCGACCCCGCTGGCCTCCGCGATCGCCCGGGCTACCACGACGTCGTCGACTTCCTGCGGCGCGAGATCGCCCTCGGCCGACTGCGGCCGGGCGACAGGCTTCCGGCCGAGCGCAAACTCGCAGCGCAGCTCGGGGTGGCACGTGAGACGCTGCGCCAGGCGCTCAAGGTGCTGGAGGCCGGCGGCCAGCTGCGCATCCTGCGCGGTGCAGCGGGCGGGCCGGTGGTGCAACAGGCCGAACCGGATGCCGCGTCGCTGCGCACGGAACTCGTGGCGCGCGGCGGCGACATCATCGGGTTCACCGAGTTCCGCGGAGTCGTCGAGGGTGCGGCAGCGCGGATGGCGGCGGAGCGGCGGAGCGACGCGGTCGTCGAACGGCTCGAGGCCGCACAGGAGGAGCTCGCCGCGGCCGTCACGAAGGCCGAGTCACGGCTGGCCGACAGCGCGTTCCACCTGACTATCGCGGAGGCCGCCGGCAACCCGATGCTCGCCCACGCCATCGACGACGCCCGCGTGCGCGTCTTCGACTCGGTCGACCTGATGCCGTTCGAGTTCATCAAGGAATCGAGCTACCTGGCGCACCAGCGGATCCTTGAGGCGATCCGTGCGCGCGATCCAGAGGCGGCATCCGAGGCCATGCGGGCGCACATCGCCACGACAAAGCTGGAGTTCGAGCGCATCATCGACGCCCCCGGCACCGCCGGCTGA
- a CDS encoding zinc-dependent alcohol dehydrogenase family protein, with translation MRATVIHGERDIRIEEVPDPVLSTGGDAIVRVVAACVCGSDLWGYRGITPTPEPKRIGHEFVGIVEEVGPDVTAVKVGDFVIAPFYDCDFTCINCRNGVSTSCLHGGWWGGTDEFGAFADGAQGERVRVPHANGTLVATPSMPDAALVPSLLTLADVMGTGHHAAVSAGVTPGSTVVVVGDGAVGLCAVIAAARLGAARVIAMSRHPQRQALAREFGATDIVEERGDEGVTRIQELTGGIGADYVLECVGTKESMDQAIRSARPGGMVGYVGVPNGGPELPVRPLFNRNVGVNGGVAPVRNYIEELLPEVLAGVIEPGRVFDLELPLADVAEAYAAMDERRAIKVLLRP, from the coding sequence ATGCGCGCAACGGTGATCCACGGTGAACGAGACATCCGAATCGAAGAGGTGCCCGACCCGGTGCTCTCCACCGGCGGCGACGCCATCGTGAGGGTGGTCGCGGCGTGCGTCTGTGGCTCCGACCTCTGGGGCTACCGCGGCATCACGCCGACCCCCGAGCCCAAGCGCATCGGCCACGAGTTCGTCGGCATCGTCGAAGAGGTCGGCCCCGACGTCACCGCGGTGAAGGTGGGCGACTTCGTCATCGCCCCGTTCTACGACTGCGACTTCACGTGCATCAACTGCCGAAACGGCGTCAGTACCTCCTGCCTGCACGGCGGTTGGTGGGGCGGCACCGACGAGTTCGGTGCCTTCGCCGACGGCGCCCAGGGCGAGCGCGTGCGTGTTCCGCACGCCAACGGCACGCTGGTGGCGACGCCGTCGATGCCGGATGCCGCGCTCGTGCCGAGCCTGTTGACCCTCGCCGACGTGATGGGCACCGGGCATCACGCCGCCGTCTCGGCCGGCGTCACCCCGGGCAGCACCGTCGTCGTCGTCGGCGACGGCGCGGTCGGCCTGTGCGCTGTGATCGCCGCGGCCCGGCTCGGCGCCGCCCGTGTGATCGCGATGTCGCGGCATCCGCAGCGCCAGGCGCTGGCCAGGGAGTTCGGCGCGACCGACATCGTTGAGGAGCGCGGCGACGAGGGTGTCACCCGCATTCAGGAACTCACGGGTGGTATCGGCGCCGACTACGTGCTGGAGTGCGTCGGCACCAAGGAATCGATGGATCAGGCGATCCGCTCGGCACGCCCCGGCGGCATGGTCGGCTACGTCGGCGTGCCGAACGGCGGCCCTGAGCTGCCGGTGCGCCCCCTGTTCAACCGCAACGTCGGCGTCAACGGCGGCGTTGCCCCGGTGCGCAATTACATCGAGGAGCTGCTGCCCGAGGTGCTGGCCGGCGTGATCGAGCCCGGCCGCGTGTTCGACCTGGAGCTGCCGCTCGCCGACGTCGCCGAGGCGTACGCCGCCATGGACGAGCGGCGGGCGATCAAGGTGCTGCTGCGGCCGTAG
- a CDS encoding phage tail protein, with the protein MSDPFVAEIRMFPFNFAPKGWAWCDGQLLPLSQNTALFSLLGTTYGGDGKSTFALPDLNGRSPLHHGQGPGLSLYDLGQSGGESAITLLESEIPSHSHGLQARNAPGTSTSAQDNVPAIPRSGRAQQRGFAPASAPASNLNLAAVAPAGGNQPHNNLPPYLTLYFAIALQGVFPPRQ; encoded by the coding sequence ATGAGCGATCCATTCGTCGCCGAGATCCGCATGTTCCCCTTCAACTTCGCCCCCAAGGGGTGGGCCTGGTGCGACGGCCAGCTGCTGCCGCTCTCGCAGAACACCGCCCTGTTCTCCCTGCTCGGCACCACCTACGGCGGCGACGGCAAAAGCACCTTCGCGCTGCCAGACCTCAACGGGCGCTCCCCGCTGCACCACGGCCAGGGGCCTGGGCTCAGCCTCTATGACCTCGGGCAGAGCGGCGGCGAGAGCGCAATCACGCTGCTCGAGAGCGAGATTCCCTCGCACAGCCACGGCCTGCAAGCGCGCAACGCACCCGGCACCTCGACGTCGGCCCAGGACAACGTGCCCGCCATCCCCCGCTCCGGCCGTGCGCAGCAACGCGGCTTCGCCCCGGCGTCGGCCCCTGCCAGCAATCTGAACCTCGCCGCCGTCGCCCCCGCCGGGGGCAACCAACCACACAACAATTTGCCGCCGTATCTGACGCTCTACTTCGCCATCGCACTGCAAGGCGTCTTCCCCCCGCGCCAGTAG
- a CDS encoding phage tail protein, with the protein MAEPFLSEIRLFSFGFPPKGWAFCDGQLMPINQNQGLFSLLGTTYGGNGQTTFGLPDMRGRSPLHVGGGHTLGERGGEQAHTLTSAEMPAHRHAVNVATLPGQLSPAAGIPAAPGKPVFAAPSSLQSMAPSMVANTGGSQAHQNVSPYLTLNFCIALAGIFPSQN; encoded by the coding sequence ATGGCTGAGCCATTCCTCTCCGAGATCCGCCTGTTCAGCTTCGGCTTCCCGCCGAAGGGCTGGGCGTTCTGCGACGGCCAGCTCATGCCGATCAACCAGAACCAGGGGCTGTTCTCACTGCTCGGCACCACCTACGGCGGCAACGGCCAAACCACCTTCGGGCTCCCGGACATGCGGGGGCGCTCCCCGCTGCACGTGGGTGGCGGGCACACCCTCGGCGAGCGTGGCGGCGAGCAGGCGCACACGCTGACGTCGGCGGAGATGCCCGCACATCGGCACGCTGTGAACGTCGCGACGTTGCCCGGCCAGCTGAGCCCGGCCGCCGGGATCCCGGCGGCCCCGGGGAAACCGGTCTTCGCCGCGCCCTCGAGCCTGCAGTCCATGGCGCCGTCGATGGTCGCGAACACCGGGGGCTCGCAGGCGCACCAGAATGTGTCGCCGTACCTCACCCTGAACTTCTGCATTGCGTTGGCCGGCATCTTCCCGAGCCAGAACTAG
- a CDS encoding phage tail protein has translation MALPYVGEIRMFGGNFAPAGWMFCDGESLPISEYETLFNLIGTTYGGDGQSTFALPDLRGRAPLHRGPGHALAQTGGVEEVTLSQTQIPTHNHQIIAADVTGTSSSAQGNVWASGTDSPYAVLDPQSPDLVQLAPQSLGPSGGSQPHSNMPPYLAVSFIISLFGVFPSQT, from the coding sequence ATGGCGCTACCCTATGTCGGCGAGATTCGGATGTTCGGCGGCAACTTCGCCCCGGCCGGCTGGATGTTCTGCGACGGGGAGTCGCTGCCGATCTCCGAGTACGAAACCCTGTTCAACCTGATCGGGACGACGTACGGCGGCGACGGCCAGTCAACCTTCGCACTGCCCGACCTGCGCGGCCGCGCGCCGCTACACCGGGGGCCCGGCCACGCACTGGCCCAGACAGGCGGTGTGGAGGAGGTGACGCTGAGCCAGACTCAGATTCCCACGCACAACCACCAGATCATCGCCGCGGACGTCACCGGCACGAGCAGCAGCGCGCAGGGCAACGTGTGGGCGAGCGGGACAGACTCGCCCTACGCCGTGCTCGACCCCCAGTCGCCAGACCTCGTCCAGCTCGCCCCTCAATCACTGGGCCCGAGCGGCGGGTCGCAGCCGCATTCGAACATGCCGCCTTATCTGGCCGTGAGCTTCATCATCTCCCTGTTCGGCGTCTTCCCCTCGCAGACATGA
- a CDS encoding DUF6916 family protein: protein MSGHTPGLPSHAELLAVVGDDFAASDSAGQPLALTLTECSDLRSGGGYTSFSLTLRSADPREQGIFALSHATLGDVEIFLVPSGADASGTEYTASFTSLEA from the coding sequence ATGAGCGGGCACACCCCCGGGCTCCCCAGCCACGCCGAGCTCCTCGCCGTCGTCGGTGACGACTTCGCCGCATCGGACAGCGCAGGGCAGCCGCTCGCGCTGACCTTGACCGAGTGCAGCGATCTGCGCAGCGGCGGCGGGTACACGTCGTTCTCGCTCACGCTGCGCAGCGCAGACCCACGCGAGCAGGGCATCTTCGCCCTCAGCCACGCCACGCTCGGCGACGTCGAGATCTTCCTCGTGCCGTCAGGCGCCGACGCATCCGGCACCGAGTACACCGCGAGCTTCACCAGTCTGGAGGCCTGA
- a CDS encoding GNAT family N-acetyltransferase, with product MTVNLRPEQGSDAPLLRQLFAESRQAELNALPDAQSRELFLSMQFEAQRRHLEGMHPHAERWIIEPDIGRMVLAETADGLHIVDLAVVSTEQGRGHGSSMLRALIDRADAAALPITLNVQHANHRARALYERHGFAVDSQPPATATASHLALRWDPRKKAHSA from the coding sequence ATGACGGTGAACCTCCGCCCGGAACAGGGCAGCGATGCCCCGCTCCTGCGGCAGCTCTTCGCCGAGTCTCGCCAGGCGGAGCTCAACGCGCTGCCCGACGCCCAAAGCCGCGAGTTATTCCTGTCGATGCAGTTCGAGGCCCAACGGCGCCATCTCGAGGGTATGCACCCGCACGCCGAGAGGTGGATCATCGAGCCCGACATCGGCCGCATGGTTCTTGCAGAGACTGCCGATGGACTGCACATCGTCGACCTCGCCGTTGTCAGCACTGAGCAGGGACGCGGCCACGGCAGCTCCATGCTGAGAGCGCTGATCGACCGGGCGGATGCCGCGGCGCTGCCCATCACGCTCAACGTGCAGCACGCCAACCACCGGGCGCGCGCACTCTACGAGCGTCACGGCTTCGCCGTCGACTCCCAACCGCCGGCGACAGCGACGGCCAGCCACCTGGCCCTCCGCTGGGATCCCCGAAAGAAAGCACACAGCGCATGA
- a CDS encoding DUF6916 family protein: protein MLEVSRRAVLAVGAGAVGAVAVGAFATPAVAGGIAQLAPAIPAFTPAPSAGLPVRSHFAGHEGETFVATFAETPFAVTLTAIDDVPPAIGTGDENRFNLIFTVPGLPEVPSGIAEITHPEVPAATLFASPAGDSTKRQLQALVNRDA, encoded by the coding sequence ATGCTTGAGGTTTCTCGCCGAGCCGTCTTGGCGGTCGGCGCCGGAGCGGTCGGGGCCGTTGCCGTCGGCGCCTTCGCCACGCCGGCCGTCGCCGGTGGCATCGCTCAGCTTGCCCCGGCGATTCCCGCCTTCACCCCCGCGCCGAGTGCCGGCCTCCCCGTGCGCTCGCACTTCGCCGGCCACGAGGGCGAGACCTTCGTCGCGACCTTCGCCGAAACGCCGTTCGCCGTCACGCTGACCGCCATCGACGACGTGCCACCCGCCATCGGCACCGGCGACGAGAACCGCTTCAACCTGATCTTCACGGTGCCCGGCCTGCCCGAGGTGCCGAGCGGCATCGCCGAGATCACCCACCCCGAGGTTCCCGCAGCCACCCTCTTCGCCTCCCCCGCCGGCGACAGCACGAAGCGCCAACTGCAGGCCCTCGTCAACCGCGACGCATGA
- a CDS encoding beta strand repeat-containing protein — translation MTSTSDAGLPASCAPGSTVKTPASPVTLRDAVCAANNRGNDVTTITLQAGEYTLDAGNGSLKLGTVTGSRITLKGPADRGAIIRGDGKTSVLVLDPGLVGGISTTLDGLTITGGVGNEFGGGGILGGSAAGGPAGILTITNSAITGNKANSTGSATNLPGGGIQFVGGALSISDSTISDNNSGSSSGGGVAYQATGVAGESFTVRDSVFSGNSLTSGNPAAIGGGAIEFTAGAAAAGFTASITDSDFIGNSLSATDVHPARGAAILQNSGGLSVLRNTFSNNRISGYATGAGIAIHVAGGATVATYNSFTGNTGPNGYSVVNSTAIPGSAPAAFAATVAAANNWWGCNRLPAAGSACATASAGVTVEPSLALSVSANPSLIALGSSTTTLTASVLTNSEGKSVSAAELRVFTGASVAWDQVRPVGATLSAPGTPLVAGVATVGFDAHALRGPASVTASLDGAATTAVFGMAKAPTFPALTALEATVNRPVNVTVSSDGYPAAAITVSGAPLPPGLTLRDNGNGTATISGTPTAAVVLTTELKAENAVSPGSPHTAPYIVNVREPVLFNSPAATTFEVGTPGSHTVSTSGFPLSALVRGGDPLPAGVTLTGGAAGATDALLSGTPAAGTGGRYDLTLARNNGRDPNVVQSFTLTVNEAPSITSSATQSATVGSAMNARFSTANGYPADTVLSLSGDLPAGVSTQVTAGSVTGLVGTPKAGAGRIYPLVLTAVNSAGLAATQTVTLTVNEAPYVITPPADASVLAGTQATFTVGLGGYPAPSGHWQLSRDGLNWIDLGETSRTLTVSTTQADNGARYRYFVNPVVVSAGALLTVGTGPAIGSANATSWRVDGSAQQFEVFASGIPDAVVSVMPLAPLPAPSWLTIGASAGGRLPITGTPPAGSGGLYLFSVVASNGFGTTATTLLALTVEEAPSISAPSSLVLPRGVAVAGSPGVAASGGYPASASLELDASSTVPAGLVVTSGANGDSFTIDGTPTAAGEYLLSFTARNSATGPTSTVTIPVTVTTPPAITAPTAAEIAVGGDPSR, via the coding sequence GTGACGAGCACCTCGGACGCCGGGCTGCCGGCATCCTGCGCCCCCGGATCGACCGTGAAGACCCCGGCTTCGCCGGTCACGCTGCGCGACGCAGTCTGTGCCGCAAACAACCGGGGCAACGATGTCACGACGATCACCCTGCAGGCGGGCGAGTACACGCTGGATGCCGGGAACGGTTCGCTCAAGCTCGGCACCGTCACTGGCTCGAGAATCACGCTGAAGGGCCCGGCTGACCGCGGCGCGATCATCCGCGGCGACGGCAAGACCTCGGTGCTGGTGCTCGACCCCGGCCTCGTCGGCGGCATCTCGACCACCCTGGACGGCCTCACGATCACCGGCGGCGTTGGCAACGAATTCGGCGGCGGCGGAATCCTCGGCGGCTCCGCCGCTGGTGGGCCGGCCGGCATCCTCACCATCACGAATAGTGCGATCACCGGCAACAAGGCCAACTCAACGGGGAGCGCAACCAATTTGCCGGGCGGCGGCATCCAATTCGTCGGCGGCGCACTCAGCATCTCCGACTCCACGATCAGCGACAACAATTCCGGATCCAGCAGCGGCGGCGGCGTCGCCTACCAGGCGACCGGGGTCGCCGGCGAGAGCTTCACCGTGCGCGACAGCGTGTTCAGCGGCAACTCGCTGACCTCGGGGAACCCTGCAGCGATCGGCGGCGGCGCCATCGAGTTCACCGCCGGTGCCGCTGCCGCGGGCTTCACCGCATCGATCACCGACAGCGACTTCATCGGGAACTCTCTGTCGGCGACTGACGTCCACCCCGCCCGCGGTGCCGCGATCCTGCAGAACAGTGGTGGGCTGAGCGTGCTGCGCAACACGTTCTCCAACAACAGGATCAGCGGGTACGCGACCGGCGCCGGCATTGCGATTCACGTCGCAGGCGGCGCGACCGTGGCCACCTACAACAGCTTCACCGGAAACACCGGGCCAAACGGGTACAGCGTCGTTAACAGCACAGCGATACCCGGCAGCGCCCCGGCGGCGTTCGCCGCCACCGTCGCCGCCGCCAACAACTGGTGGGGCTGCAACCGGCTCCCCGCCGCGGGCAGCGCCTGTGCCACGGCTTCGGCTGGCGTCACCGTCGAGCCTTCGCTCGCGCTGTCGGTGAGCGCGAATCCCTCGCTGATCGCGTTGGGCAGCTCGACGACGACGCTCACCGCGTCGGTGTTGACCAACTCGGAGGGGAAGTCCGTCTCCGCGGCCGAGCTGCGCGTCTTCACCGGTGCGAGCGTCGCCTGGGATCAGGTTCGCCCCGTCGGAGCCACCCTCTCTGCGCCGGGCACCCCGCTCGTCGCCGGCGTGGCCACGGTCGGATTCGACGCCCACGCGCTGCGCGGTCCGGCATCCGTGACAGCCAGTCTCGACGGCGCCGCGACCACCGCAGTGTTCGGCATGGCCAAGGCGCCCACGTTCCCCGCGCTGACGGCGCTGGAGGCCACGGTCAACAGGCCCGTCAACGTGACGGTCAGCAGCGACGGCTATCCCGCCGCGGCCATCACGGTCTCCGGCGCCCCGCTGCCGCCCGGTCTGACGCTGCGCGACAACGGCAACGGCACAGCGACGATCAGCGGGACGCCAACGGCCGCCGTCGTGCTCACCACCGAGCTGAAGGCCGAGAACGCCGTGAGCCCGGGGAGCCCGCACACGGCGCCGTACATCGTGAACGTGCGCGAGCCGGTGCTCTTCAACTCTCCCGCTGCTACGACCTTTGAGGTCGGAACCCCCGGCTCGCACACGGTCTCGACAAGCGGGTTCCCGCTGAGCGCGCTCGTGCGGGGCGGCGACCCGCTCCCCGCCGGTGTGACGCTGACCGGCGGCGCGGCCGGGGCGACCGACGCTCTGCTCAGCGGCACCCCGGCCGCGGGCACCGGCGGGCGGTACGACCTCACCCTCGCGCGCAACAACGGGCGCGATCCGAATGTCGTCCAGAGCTTCACCCTGACGGTGAACGAGGCCCCCTCGATCACGAGCTCCGCCACGCAGTCGGCGACCGTCGGCAGCGCGATGAACGCGCGCTTCAGCACGGCGAACGGCTACCCGGCCGACACGGTGCTCTCGCTCAGCGGGGATCTGCCCGCCGGCGTCAGCACGCAGGTCACGGCCGGAAGCGTCACCGGACTGGTCGGCACGCCGAAGGCGGGCGCCGGCCGCATCTACCCGCTGGTGCTGACCGCCGTGAACAGTGCCGGGCTCGCCGCGACGCAAACCGTCACCCTCACCGTCAACGAGGCGCCGTACGTCATCACGCCGCCCGCGGATGCCAGCGTTCTCGCCGGCACGCAGGCCACCTTCACGGTTGGTCTCGGAGGGTACCCGGCACCGAGCGGCCATTGGCAGCTGTCGCGTGACGGCCTCAACTGGATCGACCTCGGCGAGACCAGCCGAACGCTGACCGTTTCGACGACGCAGGCAGACAACGGGGCGCGCTACCGGTATTTCGTCAACCCTGTCGTGGTGAGCGCGGGAGCGCTGCTCACGGTGGGCACGGGCCCGGCGATCGGGAGCGCGAACGCCACGAGCTGGCGTGTTGACGGCAGCGCGCAACAGTTCGAGGTCTTCGCCAGCGGTATCCCGGATGCCGTGGTCAGCGTGATGCCGCTCGCTCCGTTGCCCGCTCCCAGCTGGCTGACCATCGGTGCGAGCGCCGGCGGGCGGTTGCCGATCACCGGCACGCCGCCGGCGGGCTCCGGCGGTCTCTACCTGTTCTCTGTCGTGGCGAGCAACGGTTTCGGCACCACTGCGACGACCCTGCTGGCCCTCACCGTAGAGGAGGCGCCGAGCATCTCGGCCCCTTCCTCGTTGGTCTTGCCGCGCGGGGTGGCCGTGGCTGGTTCACCCGGTGTGGCGGCGAGCGGCGGCTACCCGGCCTCGGCCTCGCTGGAGCTGGACGCCTCGAGCACCGTGCCTGCCGGCCTCGTCGTCACCAGCGGCGCGAACGGTGACTCGTTCACCATCGACGGCACTCCCACCGCCGCCGGCGAGTATCTGCTGAGCTTCACGGCGCGCAACTCCGCCACAGGCCCGACCTCAACGGTCACGATCCCAGTCACCGTGACGACCCCGCCTGCCATCACTGCTCCCACTGCTGCAGAGATCGCCGTCGGCGGGGATCCATCGCGGTGA
- a CDS encoding beta strand repeat-containing protein — MTVTPGFPALSQATILPQPGFALTHGAADSYALSVDATVVPGVYLVEVLAQNAYASASPHVVAVTVRQPPQISAQPQPQTAVAGATATFTATANPALPTTGTLTAQWQRSGDGTSWTDVPGGTLLAGVATLPVTAVQMQSGALYRVVFTDGSSTTSDAVMLTVVTPAQLTSPASADFEVGVAGSFTVTASGIPVPALSAGALPGGLSFTPNGNGTATISGTPLAGTGGAHTVAIGADNQFGVPATQTLTLVINEKPAITSPDAATVAVGTVVVAQVTSSPGYAGAVALSVSGTLPAGVTFADNGDGTADFIGKPKSGSGGNYALTVTARNTAGASTQAFTLTVTEAPAITSADAATIAVGTPASVAVTSSPGHPGAVVLAQTGALPAGVTFTDNGDGTASLTGTPEPGTGGSYALTLGASNAIGSGTQAFTLTVTEKPAITSPPAATITVGTGAAVAVTSSPGHSGAVTLTVKGTLPAGVTFADNGDGTAGFTGTPKAGSGGDYAVTLTARNAAGSSTQTFTLTVQEGPGFGSDSSAAFTRGVAGSFTVRASSGHPHSVALSLSGALPAGLTFADVGDGTATISGSTTDAAGDYPVSLTATNGAGLTATQTLTIRLTAAEVATPPATVPTGSGSLEGVPANAAPGASLDLVAAGFAPDSPVVFVIYSTPTTLATVNAGADGIARATVTIPRGFSGKHSIVAIGTSPTGAKLILRTDIVIDSDGGTDGGTPAAAPTAPRAASRLPARAAPERASR; from the coding sequence GTGACGGTGACACCCGGATTCCCGGCGCTGAGCCAGGCGACAATCCTCCCGCAGCCGGGATTCGCCCTCACCCACGGGGCAGCCGACAGCTACGCGCTTTCCGTTGACGCGACGGTCGTTCCCGGCGTCTACCTCGTCGAGGTTCTCGCCCAGAACGCGTATGCCAGTGCTTCTCCACACGTCGTGGCAGTGACGGTGCGACAGCCGCCGCAGATCTCTGCCCAGCCGCAGCCGCAGACAGCGGTCGCCGGCGCCACCGCGACATTCACCGCCACCGCGAACCCCGCACTGCCGACGACGGGAACGCTGACTGCGCAGTGGCAGCGCTCGGGTGACGGCACCAGTTGGACGGACGTGCCCGGCGGAACCCTGCTGGCCGGGGTGGCGACGTTGCCCGTGACCGCCGTGCAAATGCAGAGTGGCGCGCTCTACCGGGTGGTCTTCACCGACGGTTCGAGCACGACCAGTGACGCTGTGATGCTCACGGTGGTCACACCCGCACAGCTGACGAGCCCGGCATCCGCAGACTTCGAGGTCGGTGTAGCCGGCAGCTTCACCGTGACGGCATCCGGCATCCCGGTACCCGCGCTCAGCGCTGGCGCCCTGCCCGGCGGTCTCTCCTTCACGCCCAACGGCAACGGGACGGCGACGATCTCCGGTACACCGCTGGCCGGCACGGGCGGCGCGCACACGGTCGCGATCGGGGCGGACAACCAGTTCGGTGTCCCGGCGACGCAGACCCTCACGCTCGTGATCAACGAGAAGCCAGCCATCACCTCACCGGATGCCGCCACGGTCGCCGTCGGCACCGTCGTCGTCGCCCAGGTGACGAGCAGCCCAGGTTATGCGGGTGCGGTTGCACTCAGCGTGAGCGGCACGCTGCCCGCAGGCGTGACCTTCGCTGACAATGGTGACGGCACGGCCGACTTCATCGGCAAGCCGAAGTCCGGCAGCGGCGGCAACTATGCGCTGACGGTGACCGCCCGCAACACCGCGGGCGCCAGCACGCAGGCATTCACGCTGACGGTGACGGAGGCCCCGGCGATCACCTCGGCGGATGCCGCCACGATCGCCGTCGGGACCCCCGCATCCGTCGCGGTGACGAGCAGCCCCGGCCACCCCGGAGCCGTCGTGCTGGCCCAGACCGGCGCGCTGCCGGCAGGCGTCACCTTCACCGACAACGGCGACGGAACGGCCAGCCTCACGGGCACGCCCGAACCCGGCACCGGCGGCAGCTACGCGCTGACCCTCGGCGCCAGCAATGCGATCGGCTCCGGCACGCAGGCGTTCACGCTGACCGTCACCGAGAAACCGGCCATCACCTCGCCGCCCGCCGCCACGATCACCGTCGGCACGGGCGCCGCGGTCGCGGTGACGAGCTCCCCTGGCCACTCGGGCGCCGTAACGCTCACGGTGAAGGGCACTCTGCCCGCCGGCGTGACGTTCGCCGACAACGGCGACGGCACGGCCGGCTTCACCGGCACACCGAAGGCGGGCAGCGGCGGCGACTATGCCGTGACGTTGACCGCGCGGAACGCCGCCGGATCGAGCACGCAGACGTTCACCCTCACCGTGCAGGAGGGCCCGGGCTTCGGCAGCGATTCCTCTGCGGCTTTCACCCGAGGCGTCGCGGGCAGCTTCACGGTACGCGCGTCATCCGGCCACCCGCACAGCGTTGCGTTGAGCCTCTCCGGCGCTCTGCCGGCCGGCCTCACCTTCGCAGACGTCGGTGACGGAACGGCCACGATCAGCGGCAGCACAACGGATGCGGCCGGCGACTACCCGGTGTCGCTCACCGCGACGAACGGCGCCGGACTGACGGCGACGCAGACGCTGACGATCCGCCTGACCGCGGCCGAGGTCGCGACGCCTCCGGCGACCGTCCCCACCGGGAGCGGTTCCCTCGAGGGCGTTCCCGCGAACGCAGCCCCAGGCGCCAGCCTGGACCTGGTCGCCGCGGGCTTCGCGCCGGACTCGCCCGTCGTCTTCGTGATCTACTCGACGCCGACGACGCTGGCCACGGTGAATGCCGGTGCCGACGGGATTGCGCGGGCGACCGTCACCATCCCGCGCGGATTCAGCGGCAAGCACTCCATCGTCGCGATCGGAACCTCCCCGACGGGCGCGAAGCTGATCCTGCGCACCGACATCGTCATTGACTCCGATGGCGGAACCGACGGCGGGACCCCGGCGGCGGCACCGACGGCACCCCGGGCGGCAAGCCGGCTCCCGGCGCGGGCGGCACCGGAACGGGCCTCTCGCTGA